From the genome of Streptomyces sp. NBC_01116, one region includes:
- a CDS encoding bacterial proteasome activator family protein yields the protein MEMPRNDRSQEHPQVLVVGQDGMAIGDGASDDESREVPVTEMVEQPAKVMRIGSMIKQLLEEVRAAPLDEASRVRLKEIHASSVKELEDGLAPELVEELERLSLPFTEESVPSEAELRIAQAQLVGWLEGLFHGIQTALFAQQMAARAQLEQMRRALPPGTGHEDEEGGADPHGPIRSGPYL from the coding sequence ATGGAAATGCCGAGGAATGACCGGTCGCAGGAGCACCCGCAGGTCCTTGTCGTGGGCCAGGACGGAATGGCTATCGGCGACGGTGCCAGTGACGACGAGTCGCGCGAGGTCCCGGTGACGGAAATGGTGGAACAGCCCGCCAAGGTCATGCGCATCGGCAGCATGATCAAGCAGCTTCTGGAGGAGGTCAGGGCGGCTCCTCTCGACGAGGCGAGCCGGGTCAGGCTCAAGGAGATCCACGCCAGCTCCGTGAAGGAGCTGGAGGACGGTCTGGCGCCCGAGCTGGTCGAGGAGCTGGAGCGGCTCTCGCTGCCGTTCACCGAGGAGTCGGTGCCCTCCGAGGCCGAGCTGCGGATCGCCCAGGCACAGCTCGTGGGCTGGCTGGAGGGCCTCTTCCACGGCATCCAGACGGCGCTGTTCGCGCAGCAGATGGCGGCCCGCGCCCAGCTGGAGCAGATGCGCCGCGCCCTGCCGCCCGGCACGGGACACGAGGACGAGGAAGGCGGCGCGGACCCGCACGGCCCGATCCGCTCGGGCCCGTATCTGTAA
- a CDS encoding NAD(P)H-quinone oxidoreductase, with protein sequence MHAITIPEPGGPEALVWAEVPDPVPGDGEVLVEVVASAVNRADVLQRQGFYNPPPGASPYPGLECAGRILALGPGVTGWAVGDAVCALLSGGGYAEKVAVPAGQLLPVPEGVDLVEAAALPEVTATVWSNVFMVSHLRPGETFLVHGGSSGIGTMAIQLAKAVGARVAVTAGSPEKLARCAELGAEILINYREQDFVEELRENTAGSGADVILDLIGAKYLDRNVQALAVNGRLAIIGLQGGAKGELNLGALLTKRAAVTATSLRGRPLHEKAAIVAAVREHVWPLIEGGVVRPVVDRALPMADAAEAHRLLESSAHIGKVLLVAPSAGA encoded by the coding sequence ATGCATGCGATCACGATTCCCGAACCCGGCGGCCCCGAGGCGCTCGTGTGGGCCGAGGTGCCCGATCCCGTACCCGGCGACGGCGAGGTCCTCGTCGAGGTCGTCGCCAGCGCTGTGAACCGTGCGGACGTGCTCCAGCGGCAGGGCTTCTACAACCCGCCGCCCGGCGCGTCCCCCTACCCCGGCCTGGAGTGCGCGGGCCGTATCCTCGCCCTCGGTCCCGGGGTGACCGGCTGGGCGGTCGGCGACGCCGTGTGCGCGCTGCTGTCGGGCGGCGGTTACGCGGAGAAGGTCGCCGTGCCGGCGGGGCAGCTCCTCCCCGTACCGGAGGGCGTGGACCTGGTGGAGGCCGCGGCGCTCCCCGAGGTCACCGCGACGGTGTGGTCCAACGTCTTCATGGTGTCCCACCTCCGCCCCGGTGAGACCTTCCTGGTGCACGGCGGCTCCAGCGGCATCGGCACGATGGCGATCCAGCTGGCGAAGGCGGTCGGCGCCCGGGTCGCGGTCACGGCGGGCAGCCCGGAGAAGCTGGCCCGGTGCGCCGAGCTGGGGGCGGAGATCCTCATCAACTACCGCGAGCAGGACTTCGTCGAGGAGCTGCGGGAGAACACCGCGGGCTCGGGGGCCGACGTCATCCTGGACCTCATCGGCGCCAAGTACCTGGACCGGAATGTCCAGGCGCTCGCCGTCAACGGCCGCCTCGCGATCATCGGACTCCAGGGCGGCGCGAAGGGCGAGCTGAACCTCGGCGCCCTGCTGACCAAGCGGGCCGCCGTCACCGCGACCTCCCTGCGGGGCCGCCCGCTCCACGAGAAGGCCGCCATCGTCGCCGCCGTACGCGAGCACGTGTGGCCGCTGATCGAGGGCGGGGTGGTCCGGCCGGTGGTGGACCGGGCGCTGCCGATGGCGGACGCCGCCGAGGCGCACCGGCTGCTGGAGTCCAGCGCGCACATCGGCAAGGTGCTGCTGGTCGCGCCGTCGGCCGGTGCCTGA
- a CDS encoding TrkA family potassium uptake protein, which translates to MGPGDAVDGRVFHVKLPGHDAMARRAEEVVVPTRVMLPRRVVDGPARQVGKRLLMALLVLAATVLIVWLDRGGYNDNADGKVDLLDAVYYATVTLSTTGYGDITPYSDGARLINVVLVTPLRVLFLIILVGTTLEVLTERTREDFRLKRWRSNLRDHTVVVGFGTKGRSAILTLCTTGLRKDQIVVVDPASKVIEAANAEGFTGVLGDATRSDVLLRAELQKARQIIIATQRDDTAVLVALTARQLNRGAKIVAAVREEENAPLLRQSGADAVITSASAAGRLLGLSVLSPSAGTVMEDLIQQGSGLDLVERPVIKAEVGKNVRETDDLVVSVLRGHRLLGYDDPAASPLQLTDRVITIVRKSPSSTPLQNNSMPPRP; encoded by the coding sequence ATGGGCCCCGGCGACGCCGTGGACGGAAGGGTGTTTCACGTGAAACTTCCCGGCCACGATGCGATGGCCAGGCGAGCCGAAGAAGTGGTCGTGCCGACCCGGGTGATGCTGCCCCGCCGGGTCGTCGACGGCCCGGCCCGTCAGGTCGGCAAGCGCCTGCTGATGGCGCTGCTCGTGCTGGCCGCGACCGTGCTGATCGTCTGGCTCGACCGCGGCGGCTACAACGACAACGCCGACGGCAAGGTCGATCTGCTCGACGCGGTCTACTACGCGACGGTCACCCTCTCCACCACCGGGTACGGGGACATCACCCCGTACAGCGACGGGGCCAGGCTGATCAACGTGGTGCTCGTGACACCGCTGCGCGTGCTCTTCCTGATCATCCTGGTCGGCACCACTCTCGAAGTCCTCACGGAACGGACCCGCGAGGACTTCCGGCTGAAGCGTTGGAGATCCAACTTGCGTGACCACACCGTCGTCGTCGGCTTCGGTACGAAGGGCCGCTCGGCGATTCTCACCCTCTGCACCACCGGTCTGCGGAAGGACCAGATCGTCGTCGTCGATCCGGCGTCCAAGGTGATCGAGGCGGCCAACGCCGAGGGCTTCACCGGCGTGCTCGGCGACGCCACCCGCAGCGATGTCCTGCTGCGCGCCGAGCTCCAGAAGGCGCGTCAGATCATCATCGCCACCCAGCGCGACGACACCGCCGTCCTGGTGGCCCTGACCGCGCGTCAGCTCAACCGCGGGGCGAAGATCGTGGCGGCGGTGCGCGAGGAGGAGAACGCGCCCCTGCTGCGGCAGTCCGGCGCCGACGCCGTCATCACCAGCGCCAGTGCCGCCGGGCGGCTGCTCGGTCTCTCCGTCCTCAGCCCCAGCGCGGGCACGGTGATGGAGGACCTGATCCAGCAGGGCAGCGGCCTCGACCTGGTGGAACGGCCGGTCATAAAGGCCGAGGTGGGCAAGAACGTACGGGAGACGGACGACCTCGTCGTCAGCGTCCTGCGCGGGCACCGGCTGCTCGGCTACGACGACCCGGCGGCCAGCCCCCTCCAACTGACGGACCGGGTCATCACCATCGTGCGCAAGAGCCCCAGCTCCACCCCCCTGCAGAACAACTCGATGCCGCCGCGCCCCTGA
- a CDS encoding molybdopterin molybdotransferase MoeA — MTGPDPAGPGRSRRDPDDLARAEVERAVEQALALVGGARSGPVRGPDRREDASAAHPRGDANDAPTGSPHAILNSASSARASSAAPDGGTPTGASHPYPSSPAPPPLSWDRARAVAARAGRAGPPAMIRLPLDRALGHVLAEALGALTDLPSFDTSAMDGWAVAGPGPWAFGAGAGLLAGRGPATALPDGSAVRIATGARVPPDTTAVIRSEHAHADEATGLLHARRPVVAGQDIRPRGQECRSGEQLVPAGTVVTPAVLGLAAAAGYDALPAVPRPRVDVLVLGDELLASGLPHDGLIRDALGPMLGPWLRALGAEVSGPRHLGDDAEALRDALTGSDADLIVTTGGTASGPVDHVHPVLDALGAELLVDGVAVRPGHPMLLARLPASGQPQRQPQRHPEGHSEGQPEGQSQGRPSGPPDGPYLVGLPGNPLAAVSGLLTLAEPLLAGIAGRPAQDAYRALVHAEVHGHPHDTRLVPVVHRAGRAGARDHVAPLRYNGPAMLRGIAAADGLAVVPPGGVRSGTEVEILDLPWAPATPWTEGCFT; from the coding sequence ATGACCGGCCCCGACCCCGCCGGCCCCGGTCGCTCCCGCCGTGACCCGGACGACCTCGCACGTGCGGAGGTGGAGCGGGCCGTCGAGCAGGCGCTCGCCCTGGTCGGCGGGGCGCGATCCGGCCCGGTCCGGGGCCCCGACCGCAGGGAGGACGCCTCCGCGGCCCACCCGCGCGGTGACGCGAACGACGCCCCCACCGGAAGCCCCCACGCCATCCTGAACAGCGCCAGCAGCGCCAGAGCCAGCAGCGCCGCCCCGGATGGCGGCACCCCGACCGGTGCCTCGCACCCGTACCCGTCCTCGCCCGCGCCCCCGCCCCTCTCCTGGGACCGGGCGCGGGCGGTCGCGGCGCGGGCCGGGCGGGCCGGTCCGCCCGCGATGATCCGGTTGCCGCTCGACCGGGCGCTGGGCCATGTGCTGGCCGAGGCGCTCGGCGCGCTCACCGATCTGCCGTCCTTCGACACCTCGGCCATGGACGGCTGGGCGGTCGCCGGTCCGGGGCCCTGGGCGTTCGGGGCCGGGGCGGGCCTCCTCGCCGGACGCGGCCCGGCCACCGCACTGCCCGACGGCTCCGCCGTACGGATCGCCACCGGAGCCCGCGTCCCGCCCGACACCACGGCGGTCATCCGCAGTGAGCACGCACACGCCGACGAGGCCACGGGGCTGCTGCACGCCCGGCGGCCCGTGGTCGCCGGGCAGGACATCAGACCCCGGGGCCAGGAGTGCCGTTCGGGCGAGCAGCTCGTCCCCGCCGGGACGGTCGTGACCCCGGCCGTGCTCGGTCTCGCCGCGGCCGCCGGGTACGACGCGCTGCCCGCCGTGCCCCGTCCACGCGTCGACGTCCTCGTCCTCGGCGACGAACTGCTCGCCTCCGGCCTGCCGCACGACGGGCTCATCCGGGACGCCCTCGGCCCCATGCTCGGCCCGTGGCTGCGGGCCCTGGGCGCCGAGGTCTCCGGGCCCCGCCACCTCGGGGACGACGCGGAAGCGCTGCGCGACGCCCTCACCGGCTCCGACGCCGACCTGATCGTCACCACCGGCGGCACCGCCTCCGGCCCGGTCGACCATGTGCACCCGGTCCTCGACGCTCTCGGGGCCGAACTCCTGGTGGACGGGGTCGCCGTCCGCCCCGGCCACCCCATGCTGCTGGCCCGCCTGCCGGCTTCAGGACAGCCGCAGCGGCAGCCACAGCGGCATCCGGAGGGACATTCGGAGGGACAGCCGGAGGGGCAGTCGCAGGGACGGCCGTCGGGCCCGCCGGACGGGCCGTATCTGGTCGGGCTTCCCGGCAATCCGCTCGCGGCCGTATCGGGGCTGTTGACGCTCGCGGAGCCGCTGCTCGCGGGGATCGCGGGCCGGCCCGCCCAGGACGCGTACCGGGCTCTCGTCCACGCCGAGGTGCACGGGCATCCGCACGACACCCGCCTCGTCCCCGTGGTCCACCGCGCGGGCCGTGCGGGCGCCCGGGACCATGTCGCACCGCTGCGCTACAACGGTCCCGCGATGCTGCGAGGTATCGCCGCGGCGGACGGGCTGGCCGTAGTGCCGCCGGGCGGGGTACGGTCCGGCACCGAGGTGGAGATTCTGGATCTCCCATGGGCCCCGGCGACGCCGTGGACGGAAGGGTGTTTCACGTGA
- a CDS encoding NTP transferase domain-containing protein, with protein MTAYDVIVLAGGAAKRLGGADKPGVRVGGRALLDRVLAACDGAVLTVVVGGRRATVRPVLWTREVPEGGGPLAALGAGLRLTTAERVLVLSADLPFLGPGTVDALLAAAGQHGRDGALCTDPDGRDQPLVAAYRAEPLRRELALIATEYGSLAGLPLRLLTAELDLTRIDAGPDAAFDCDTWDDIAAARARIREHGAVLDEWITSVKNELGIELDVDTGVLLDLARDAAHGVARPAAPLTTFLVGYAAARASAGAGPDEAAAAVAEAARKATALALRWQAEANAETNAGASSETDAETKPDPGREGTGAP; from the coding sequence ATGACCGCCTACGACGTGATCGTCCTTGCCGGCGGGGCCGCGAAGCGGCTCGGCGGCGCCGACAAGCCAGGGGTCCGGGTGGGTGGCCGGGCGCTGCTCGACCGGGTGCTCGCGGCGTGCGACGGCGCGGTGCTCACCGTCGTGGTGGGCGGTCGTCGCGCCACCGTCAGGCCGGTGCTCTGGACCCGGGAAGTGCCGGAGGGCGGAGGCCCGTTGGCGGCCCTGGGGGCGGGGCTGCGGCTCACGACGGCGGAGCGTGTTCTCGTCCTCTCCGCCGACCTTCCGTTCCTCGGCCCGGGGACGGTCGACGCGCTGCTCGCCGCCGCCGGACAGCACGGCCGGGACGGGGCCCTGTGCACGGACCCGGACGGGCGTGACCAGCCGTTGGTGGCCGCCTACCGCGCCGAGCCGCTCCGCCGGGAGCTGGCCCTGATCGCCACCGAGTACGGGAGCCTCGCCGGGCTGCCGCTCCGGCTCCTGACGGCGGAGCTCGATCTCACCCGGATCGACGCGGGCCCCGACGCCGCGTTCGACTGCGACACTTGGGACGACATCGCCGCCGCCAGAGCCCGGATCAGGGAGCATGGGGCCGTGCTGGACGAATGGATCACCTCGGTCAAGAACGAACTGGGAATCGAACTCGACGTCGACACCGGTGTCCTGCTCGATCTCGCCCGTGACGCCGCGCACGGAGTCGCCCGCCCAGCCGCACCGCTCACGACCTTCCTGGTCGGGTACGCGGCGGCCAGGGCGAGCGCGGGCGCGGGTCCCGACGAGGCCGCGGCAGCGGTCGCGGAGGCCGCTCGCAAGGCCACCGCCCTGGCTCTGCGCTGGCAAGCGGAAGCGAACGCGGAGACGAACGCGGGGGCGAGCTCGGAGACGGACGCGGAGACGAAGCCCGACCCGGGGCGCGAAGGGACCGGGGCACCATGA
- a CDS encoding dihydrolipoamide acetyltransferase family protein — translation MPRVLEFKLPDLGEGLTEAEIVRWLVEVGEVVAIDQPVVEVETAKAMVEVPCPYGGVVTARFGEEGTELPVGAPLLTVAVGAPEGLDLSGASPSSTESLTSDTSASATATESSGGSGNVLVGYGTGAPAARRRRIRPDRLDRTLVRTSVPDGPAASGTAPATAATYAAPAAPATPVAVGVVNGQGPVPVVSPLVRRLARQHDIDLRRLAGSGPDGLILRADVDGAIRQAEETAAAKTRTALAPAAPTGATPASAVEAPAAPAAPAAERIPLRGVRGAVADKLSRSRTEIPDATCWVDADATELMAVRAAMNAATGPSAGPKVSVLALLARICTAALARFPELNSTVDTEAREIVRLPGVHLGFAAQTERGLVVPVVRDAHTRNAESIGAEIARLTELARTGKLSPAQLTGGTFTLNNYGVFGVDGSTPIINHPEAAMLGVGRIMPKPWVHQGELAVRQVVQLSLTFDHRVCDGGTAGGFLRYVADCVEQPAVLLRTL, via the coding sequence ATGCCCCGGGTGCTCGAATTCAAGCTGCCGGACCTCGGTGAGGGACTGACCGAGGCGGAGATCGTCCGCTGGCTGGTGGAGGTCGGCGAGGTCGTCGCCATCGACCAGCCCGTCGTCGAGGTCGAGACGGCCAAGGCCATGGTGGAGGTGCCCTGCCCCTACGGGGGCGTGGTGACCGCGCGGTTCGGCGAGGAGGGCACGGAACTTCCCGTCGGCGCACCGCTGCTGACGGTCGCCGTCGGGGCGCCGGAGGGGCTGGATCTCTCCGGAGCGTCCCCGTCGTCCACCGAATCCCTCACTTCCGACACCTCCGCCTCCGCTACCGCCACGGAGTCCTCGGGCGGCTCGGGGAACGTGCTCGTGGGGTACGGGACGGGCGCACCCGCCGCGCGGCGTCGTCGCATCCGGCCGGACCGGCTCGACCGGACGCTCGTCCGGACCTCGGTGCCCGACGGCCCGGCGGCGTCCGGCACGGCCCCCGCCACCGCTGCCACCTATGCCGCTCCCGCCGCTCCCGCCACCCCGGTGGCCGTGGGTGTGGTGAACGGGCAGGGGCCCGTGCCGGTGGTCTCGCCGCTGGTACGCCGGCTGGCCCGGCAGCACGACATCGACCTGCGGCGGCTCGCGGGTTCGGGGCCGGACGGGCTGATCCTTCGCGCCGACGTCGACGGCGCGATCCGGCAGGCGGAGGAGACCGCGGCGGCGAAGACGCGTACGGCCCTGGCGCCCGCCGCCCCGACCGGAGCCACCCCGGCTTCCGCTGTCGAGGCTCCCGCCGCCCCGGCTGCTCCGGCCGCCGAGCGGATTCCGCTGCGCGGGGTGCGCGGAGCGGTCGCCGACAAGCTGTCACGCAGCCGGACCGAGATCCCGGACGCCACCTGCTGGGTCGACGCCGACGCCACCGAGCTGATGGCGGTCAGGGCCGCGATGAACGCTGCCACGGGCCCGTCCGCCGGGCCCAAGGTGTCGGTCCTGGCCCTGCTGGCGAGGATCTGCACGGCGGCGCTGGCCCGGTTCCCCGAGCTCAACTCCACCGTGGACACGGAGGCCCGGGAGATCGTCCGGCTGCCCGGCGTGCACCTCGGGTTCGCGGCCCAGACCGAGCGGGGCCTCGTCGTTCCGGTCGTCCGGGACGCGCACACCCGTAACGCCGAGTCGATCGGGGCCGAGATCGCCCGGCTGACCGAGCTGGCGCGGACCGGGAAGCTGAGCCCGGCCCAGCTGACCGGGGGCACGTTCACGTTGAACAACTACGGGGTGTTCGGGGTCGACGGTTCGACGCCGATCATCAACCACCCGGAAGCGGCGATGCTCGGCGTCGGCCGGATCATGCCCAAGCCGTGGGTTCACCAGGGCGAACTGGCCGTACGTCAGGTCGTCCAGCTGTCCCTCACCTTCGACCACCGGGTGTGCGACGGCGGAACCGCGGGCGGCTTCCTCCGGTATGTGGCGGACTGCGTCGAACAGCCGGCGGTGCTGCTGCGCACCCTGTAG
- a CDS encoding alpha-ketoacid dehydrogenase subunit beta — MTTAAVTADGRRTKAKPATMAQALGRALRDSMAEDPTVHVLGEDVGTLGGVFRITDGLAKEFGDDRCTDTPLAEAGILGAAVGMAMYGLRPVVEMQFDAFAYPAFEQLMSHVAKMRNRTGGAMPLPITVRVPYGGGIGGVEHHSDSSEAYYMATPGLHVVTPATVDDAYGLLRESIASDDPVIFLEPKRLYWSKADWSPEAPAPVEPIGRAVVRRSGRSATLITYGPSLPVCLEAAEAAVAEGWELEVVDLRSLVPFDDETVVASVRRTGRAVVVHESPGFGGPGGEIAARITERCFHHLEAPVLRVAGFDIPYPPPMLERHHLPGVDRVLDAVARLQWEADS; from the coding sequence ATGACGACCGCGGCAGTGACGGCCGACGGACGTCGGACGAAGGCGAAACCGGCCACGATGGCGCAGGCCCTCGGGCGCGCGCTCCGCGACTCGATGGCCGAGGACCCCACCGTGCACGTGCTCGGTGAGGACGTGGGCACGCTCGGCGGGGTCTTCCGGATCACCGACGGGCTGGCGAAGGAGTTCGGCGACGACCGCTGCACCGACACCCCGCTGGCCGAGGCGGGCATTCTCGGCGCGGCCGTCGGCATGGCGATGTACGGGCTGCGGCCCGTGGTGGAGATGCAGTTCGACGCGTTCGCCTACCCGGCGTTCGAGCAGCTGATGAGCCATGTCGCCAAGATGCGCAACCGCACCGGCGGGGCCATGCCGCTGCCGATCACCGTGCGGGTGCCGTACGGCGGCGGCATCGGCGGGGTCGAGCACCACAGCGACTCCTCCGAGGCGTACTACATGGCCACCCCCGGCCTGCACGTCGTGACGCCGGCCACGGTCGACGACGCCTACGGGCTGCTGCGGGAGTCGATCGCCTCGGACGACCCGGTGATCTTCCTGGAGCCCAAGCGGCTCTACTGGTCCAAGGCCGACTGGTCGCCCGAGGCCCCCGCCCCGGTCGAGCCGATCGGCAGGGCGGTGGTGCGCCGTTCCGGACGCAGCGCCACGCTCATCACGTACGGGCCCTCCCTGCCGGTCTGCCTGGAGGCCGCCGAGGCGGCGGTCGCCGAGGGCTGGGAACTCGAAGTGGTGGACCTGCGCTCGCTGGTGCCGTTCGACGACGAGACGGTGGTCGCCTCGGTGCGGCGCACCGGGCGGGCGGTCGTCGTCCACGAATCCCCCGGATTCGGCGGGCCCGGCGGTGAGATCGCGGCCCGGATCACCGAGCGGTGCTTCCACCATCTGGAGGCTCCGGTGCTGCGGGTGGCCGGGTTCGACATCCCCTACCCGCCGCCCATGCTGGAGCGGCACCATCTGCCGGGAGTGGACCGCGTGCTCGACGCGGTGGCCCGGTTGCAGTGGGAGGCGGACAGCTGA
- the pdhA gene encoding pyruvate dehydrogenase (acetyl-transferring) E1 component subunit alpha, which yields MTVQELPGAAAYRPTPPPAWKPITDPAPLLPDPEPYRVLGTDAVADVDPELLLRLHAELVRGRRYNAQATALTKQGRLAVYPSSTGQEACEIAAALVLEERDWLFPSYRDTLAAVARGLDPVEALTLLRGDRHTGYDPREHRIAPLCTPLATQLPHAVGLAHAARLKGDDVVALAMVGDGGTSEGDFHEALNFAAVWKAPVVFFVQNNGFAISVPLAKQTAAPSLAHKAVGYGMPGRLVDGNDAAAVHQVLSEAVARARRGEGPTLVEAVTYRMEAHTNADDATRYRVDSEVEAWKAHDPVRLLERELTGRGLLDDEGLEQAKEAAERMAAALRDRMNADPELAPMDLFTHVYAEQTSQLREQAAALRAELDAEQDHDEQDAEAGR from the coding sequence ATGACGGTCCAAGAGCTGCCCGGCGCGGCCGCCTACCGGCCCACGCCGCCCCCGGCCTGGAAGCCGATCACCGACCCCGCCCCGCTGCTCCCGGACCCGGAGCCCTACCGGGTGCTCGGTACGGACGCGGTCGCCGACGTCGACCCCGAGCTGTTGCTCCGGCTCCACGCCGAGCTGGTCCGCGGGCGCCGCTACAACGCCCAGGCGACCGCGCTGACGAAGCAGGGCCGGCTGGCGGTCTACCCGTCGAGCACCGGCCAGGAGGCGTGCGAGATTGCCGCGGCGCTGGTCCTGGAGGAGCGCGACTGGCTGTTCCCCAGCTACCGCGACACGCTGGCCGCCGTCGCGCGCGGCCTGGACCCGGTGGAGGCCCTGACCCTGCTGCGCGGTGACCGGCACACCGGCTACGACCCGCGCGAGCACCGCATCGCCCCGCTGTGCACCCCCCTGGCCACCCAGCTCCCGCACGCCGTGGGGCTGGCGCACGCCGCCCGGCTCAAGGGCGACGACGTGGTGGCGCTCGCCATGGTCGGCGACGGCGGCACCAGCGAGGGCGACTTCCACGAGGCGCTGAATTTCGCGGCCGTCTGGAAGGCCCCGGTCGTCTTCTTCGTCCAGAACAACGGCTTCGCGATCTCCGTGCCGCTCGCCAAGCAGACCGCCGCCCCGTCCCTCGCCCACAAGGCCGTCGGATACGGGATGCCGGGCCGCCTCGTCGACGGCAACGACGCCGCCGCGGTGCACCAGGTGCTGAGCGAGGCCGTGGCCCGGGCCCGGCGCGGCGAGGGCCCGACCCTGGTCGAGGCGGTCACCTACCGCATGGAAGCCCACACGAACGCCGACGACGCCACCCGCTACCGGGTCGACAGCGAGGTCGAGGCATGGAAGGCCCATGACCCGGTGCGGCTGCTGGAGCGTGAGCTGACGGGGCGCGGTCTGTTGGACGACGAGGGCCTCGAGCAGGCGAAGGAGGCCGCGGAACGCATGGCCGCCGCCCTGCGCGACCGGATGAACGCCGATCCGGAGCTGGCCCCGATGGACCTGTTCACCCATGTCTACGCCGAGCAGACCAGCCAGCTCCGGGAGCAGGCGGCCGCGCTGCGCGCCGAGCTGGACGCCGAGCAGGACCACGACGAGCAGGATGCGGAGGCGGGACGATGA
- a CDS encoding Lrp/AsnC family transcriptional regulator: MADRGEESRRAAPAAAPPTAPAVTSPTAPASAPSTASPGPGTGPVQAAEPPIPSARPLDAIDRDILRILQTDGRASIRSVAERVHVSRANAYARINRLVEDGVIRGFGARVDHERAGQGASAYITLKIVQNSWRTVREQLQALPGATHIALVSGDFDVLLLVHTPDNRALRELVLTRIQSIPEVLSTRTLLVFEETDLGPCPDRPAELA; the protein is encoded by the coding sequence ATGGCCGACAGGGGCGAGGAGTCGCGCCGGGCCGCACCCGCGGCCGCACCGCCGACCGCGCCCGCCGTCACATCGCCGACCGCACCGGCGTCCGCGCCGTCGACCGCGTCCCCGGGCCCGGGGACGGGCCCGGTCCAGGCGGCGGAGCCTCCAATTCCGTCCGCACGGCCGCTGGACGCCATCGACCGCGACATCCTCCGCATCCTCCAGACGGACGGGCGCGCCTCGATACGGTCCGTGGCCGAACGGGTCCACGTCTCGCGCGCCAACGCCTACGCCCGGATCAACCGGCTGGTCGAGGACGGCGTGATCCGCGGCTTCGGCGCCCGGGTCGACCACGAGCGGGCGGGCCAGGGGGCGTCCGCGTACATCACGCTCAAGATCGTGCAGAACTCCTGGCGCACGGTGCGCGAGCAGCTCCAGGCGCTGCCCGGGGCCACGCACATCGCCCTGGTCAGCGGTGACTTCGACGTACTGCTCCTGGTGCACACGCCGGACAACCGGGCGCTGCGGGAGCTGGTCCTCACCCGGATCCAGTCCATCCCCGAGGTGCTCTCGACACGCACCCTGCTGGTGTTCGAGGAGACGGACCTCGGCCCGTGTCCGGACCGGCCGGCCGAGCTCGCCTGA
- a CDS encoding TetR/AcrR family transcriptional regulator encodes MTTAKRDTYTPETLLTVAVRVFNERGYDGTSMEHLSRAAGISKSSIYHHVAGKEELLRRAVSRALDGLFAILDEPGALRGRAVERVEYVTRRTVDVLMAEVPYVTLLLRVRGNTKTERWALERRREFDQRVSELLQAAVAEGDLRADVDIRLATRLLFGMVNSLVEWYRPQPGGFPGEEQLADTIVRLAFEGMRANGR; translated from the coding sequence ATGACCACGGCCAAGCGGGACACGTACACACCGGAGACCCTGCTCACCGTCGCCGTCCGTGTCTTCAACGAGCGCGGCTACGACGGCACCTCCATGGAGCACCTCTCCCGGGCGGCGGGCATCTCGAAATCCTCCATCTACCACCATGTGGCGGGCAAGGAGGAGCTGCTGCGCCGGGCCGTGAGCCGGGCGCTCGACGGGCTCTTCGCCATCCTCGACGAGCCGGGGGCGCTGCGCGGGCGCGCGGTCGAGCGGGTCGAGTACGTCACGCGCCGGACCGTCGACGTGCTGATGGCCGAGGTCCCCTACGTCACCCTGCTGCTGCGCGTGCGCGGCAACACGAAGACGGAGCGCTGGGCGCTGGAGCGGCGGCGCGAGTTCGACCAGCGGGTGTCGGAACTGCTCCAGGCGGCGGTCGCCGAGGGCGACCTCCGGGCGGACGTGGACATACGCCTGGCGACCCGGCTGCTGTTCGGCATGGTGAACTCGCTGGTCGAGTGGTACCGCCCGCAGCCGGGCGGCTTCCCGGGGGAGGAGCAGCTCGCGGACACGATCGTCCGGCTGGCCTTCGAGGGCATGCGGGCGAACGGCCGCTGA